A genomic region of Scomber japonicus isolate fScoJap1 chromosome 5, fScoJap1.pri, whole genome shotgun sequence contains the following coding sequences:
- the LOC128359427 gene encoding cadherin-related family member 5 — protein sequence MAPTDLKWSLSQAKTLAYSLMVFLSLHTVTGMSGWDGCLDGQDVFATVRENSLSGEIVAELMTDTTMEGVHWSLNGKDADWFWLDGRNIRLNTSAEKVLDREVQGPVLMAELSCQEDDSLQSVYRIMVEILNENDNSPVFAEDTVQSLIMSELIPVNTLVFTVQATDADNDKIIYSIDQSTSDAEYFKIDLPNSGEVILSKPLDYETKTQLTITIHASEMSTAERFNTSTTITITILDGDDQYPQFLPCTLLFQDDTSRVCTSPVYTVNVTEGQEDIVLDFSPGPIHAIDGDRGLNSPVSYAIISGNDDGRFLMDRETGEVRLTQAVKDRLTTPTSHLQVMAYQDNDPRKYSVATVLVHVVAVNQFYPKFDMAAYNGFVSAGKSTISLVITYGSKALMLHVQDQDFKDGFNPMIHFTFSPTSNHTDIYQVTQEGLLIAMTNELKPEQKHFLEIMAIDKESGDATFTTVVVEVLSEGQSIPMSPLGDEHLISCTVGKALFLSMVFMTILGCILCLIMWLKKRHKGHKGPLERGCVAQGKHPNVVR from the exons ATGGCCCCAACTGACCTAAAATGGAGTTTGTCTCAGGCCAAGACTCTTGCCTACTCTTTGATGGTCTTCCTGAGTCTGCACACAGTCACAG GAATGTCCGGATGGGATGGATGTTTGGATGGTCAGGATGTATTTGCAACAGTCAGAGAAAACAGCCTTTCAGGAGAAATTGTTGCTGAACTCATGACCGACACCACAATGGAGGGGGTTCATTGGAGCCTGAATGGGAAAGATGCGGATTGGTTCTGGTTGGATGGAAGAAACATCCGGCTCAACACATCAGCTGAGAAGGTCCTCGACCGAGAG GTGCAGGGTCCCGTCCTGATGGCTGAGCTATCATGTCAAGAGGACGACAGTCTGCAG agtgtGTACAGGATCATGGTGGAGATTCTCAATGAGAATGATAATTCACCTGTGTTTGCAGAAGACACTGTCCAGTCTCTTATTATGAGTGAG CTGATTCCAGTGAATACACTCGTCTTTACTGTCCAGGCAACAGATGCAGATAACGACAAGATCATTTACTCAATTGACCAGTCAACA TCTGATGCAGAGTACTTCAAAATCGATCTTCCAAACAGTGGAGAGGTGATCCTGTCCAAGCCTCTAGACTATGAGACCAAAACTCAGCTCACTATCACCATTCATGCCTCA GAAATGAGCACAGCTGAGCGTTTCAACACcagcaccaccatcaccatcaccatcctgGATGGAGATGACCAGTACCCACAGTTCCTGCCCTGCACACTACTCTTTCAGGATGACACCAGTCGTGTCTGCACCAGCCCCGTATACACAGTCAATGTCACAGAGGGGCAAGAG GACATTGTTTTGGACTTCTCTCCTGGCCCCATTCATGCAATAGATGGAGACAGAGGACTCAACTCCCCAGTCAGCTATGCCATCATCTcag GGAACGATGATGGGCGTTTCTtgatggacagagagacaggagaaGTGAGACTGACTCAGGCGGTGAAGGACAGACTAACAACTCCAACGTCACATCTTCAGGTCATG GCATACCAAGACAATGACCCCAGGAAGTACTCTGTTGCTACAGTGTTGGTCCATGTTGTGGCAGTGAACCAGTTTTACCCAAAGTTTGACATGGCTGCATACAACGGCTTTGTAAGTGCAGGAAAGAGTACCATCTCCCTAGTCATAACCTACGGCAGCAAAGCACTGATGTTACATGTACAGGACCAGGACTTCAAGGAT GGCTTCAATCCCATGATCCACTTCACTTTCAGCCCCACATCCAATCACACAGACATCTACCAGGTCACACAGGAGGGGCTTCTGATTGCCATGACCAATGAGCTCAAACCAGAACAGAAACACTTTCTTGAG ATCATGGCTATAGACAAAGAGTCGGGCGATGCCACCTTTACTactgtggtggtggaggtgttATCTGAAGGACAATCAA TCCCTATGAGTCCGCTGGGAGATGAACATCTGATAAGCTGCACTGTGGGGAAAGCGTTGTTCCTGAGCATGGTGTTCATGACTATACTTGGATGTATCCTGTGTCTGATAATGTGGCTGAAGAAGAGACACAAAGGGCATAAGGGCCCACTGGAGAGAGGCTGTGTGGCCCAGGGCAAACACCCCAATGTGGTGAGATGA